Proteins encoded together in one Chroicocephalus ridibundus chromosome 13, bChrRid1.1, whole genome shotgun sequence window:
- the PHETA1 gene encoding sesquipedalian-1, with product MKLNERSLAFYATCDSPADNTGFLYKRGERHTAYHRRWFVLKGNMLFYFEERESREPVGVIVLEGCTVELCDSAEEFAFAIRFSGTKSRTYVLAAESQAAMESWVKSLSRASFDYMRLVVRELEKQLEEMRWGPASGCGGCRQLPGSWKPKPSGPERSPERLPALPAILPKENGCAVWNNVPGADRPPDTSICSGDDSEGNPRPPPLPPRRRASSSEAGSAGVAAAESPSTFCQLHERYGQEVARLRQDWLERRRGPRP from the coding sequence ATGAAACTGAACGAGCGGAGCCTGGCCTTCTATGCCACCTGCGACTCCCCGGCTGACAACACCGGCTTCCTCTACAAGCGCGGTGAGCGGCACACGGCGTACCATCGCCGCTGGTTCGTCCTGAAGGGCAACATGCTCTTCTACTTCGAGGAGCGGGAGAGCCGGGAGCCGGTGGGCGTCATCGTGCTGGAGGGCTGCACCGTGGAGCTCTGCGATTCAGCTGAGGAATTCGCCTTTGCCATACGCTTCAGTGGCACCAAGTCCCGCACCTACGTGCTGGCAGCTGAGAGCCAGGCCGCCATGGAGTCGTGGGTGAAGTCGCTCTCGCGGGCCAGTTTCGACTACATGCGCCTGGTGGTGcgggagctggagaagcagctggaggagatgcGCTGGGGGCCGGCCAGTGGATGCGGAGGCTGCCGGCAGTTGCCCGGCTCCTGGAAGCCAAAGCCCTCGGGGCCGGAGCGGTCTCCGGAGcggctgccagctctgcccgccATCTTGCCAAAGGAGAACGGCTGCGCGGTGTGGAACAATGTGCCAGGAGCGGACCGGCCGCCTGACACCTCCATCTGCAGTGGGGATGACAGTGAGGGGAACCCACGgccaccaccgctgccaccaCGCAGGCGGGCGTCAAGCAGTGAGGCAGGCAGTGCCGGGGTGGCCGCAGCGGAGAGCCCGTCTACCTTCTGCCAGCTCCATGAGCGGTATGGCCAGGAGGTGGCCCGGCTGCGGCAGGACTGGCTGGAGAGGCGGCGTGGCCCCCGGCCCTGA